A single region of the Vicia villosa cultivar HV-30 ecotype Madison, WI linkage group LG4, Vvil1.0, whole genome shotgun sequence genome encodes:
- the LOC131597874 gene encoding uncharacterized protein LOC131597874, with the protein MGGAPATIKCYQSCESGHCSNEYDFPAMLGLKLSSMDGTMEIDTRASGFFTTSFVCKGCPLTIFDKSFMMDLVCLPLHQIDVILGMNWLDFNYVHIKCYNKTLRFPKFGDNGENLLLTAKQVSECIRDEAVLFAMFASLQSDHESVSVKLSVVFEILEVFPDDISDFPLEREVEFSIELMSSQV; encoded by the exons ATGGGAGGGGCTCCTGCTACTATCAAGTGCTATCAGAGTTGTGAATCGGGTCACTGTTCCAATGAAT ATGATTTTCCTGCTATGTTGGGATTGAAATTGTCTTCTATGGATGGTACTATGGAAATAGATACTCGTGCTAGTGGTTTTTTTACTACTAGCTTTGTGTGTAAGGGATGTCCTTTGACTATCTTTGATAAGAGTTTTATGATGGATTTGGTGTGTCTACCCTTGCACCAAAtcgatgtgattcttggaatgaactggttggattTCAACTATGTTCATATCAAATGTTACAATAAGACGTTAAGGTTCCCCAAGTTTGGGGATAATGGAGAGAATTTGTTGTTGACTGCTAAGCAAGTGAGTGAATGCATTAGAGACGAGGCTGTGTTGTTTGCAATGTTTGCGTCGTTACAAAGTGACCATGAATCTGTAAGTGTTAAACTTTCGGTTGTTTTTGAGATTCTAGAGGTGTTTCCGGATGATATAAGTGATTTTCCTCTAGAACGTGAAGTAGAGTTTTCTATAGAGTTGATGTCAAGTCAAGTCTAG